A portion of the Punica granatum isolate Tunisia-2019 chromosome 7, ASM765513v2, whole genome shotgun sequence genome contains these proteins:
- the LOC116213969 gene encoding pentatricopeptide repeat-containing protein At1g02370, mitochondrial-like isoform X1, whose protein sequence is MGTGRPVATKLLQLWQRGTAAKPAADSLSEMPRPLIKNLAAAGATGGSVWGTSNVRALEGKRVGKPEPVNIITDLWKEREYDDALQVSSSPKLKVTGRMENRNIPFSFQDHATHMRLVRISKVEGVAAAENYFHNLPASAKNKYAYGALLHCYCKGIMKDKALLLLKEMEGLGFVCSAWPYNRIMSMYMRIRKPEKILSLVEEMKRQNISLDLFTYNMWMQSYACLDDVEGAERVYHEMIEHNDASLHNWTIYSSLASIYVKAGLTEKAESALKKLESVMKPNEQEAYYHLITLYAGLRNLGEVHRVWASLKAAFRINTNFSYYIMLSTLRRLKDFKGLKTVFEEWRSSCLNYDDKLVMIALSAYLGQDRLEEAEALLTDASEKAKRPFFRGMELFMVYFLRKGQVNQCMEFLKAAVFMSKNGEWTPKGRTINVFLMHFKGRGDVDTANELFNLWKDVGGLKGIAYRLLLNTYAAAGKTDPEMRRMLEQDGIEMDDELEKLLGKVCPSS, encoded by the exons atgggcacaGGCCGTCCGGTAGCCACCAAGCTCTTGCAGCTATGGCAGCGAGGCACGGCTGCGAAACCGGCGGCGGACTCATTGTCGGAAATGCCTAGGCCGCTCATCAAGAATCTGGCGGCCGCCGGAGCTACCGGAGGGAGCGTGTGGGGAACGTCAAATGTACGCGCATTGGAGGGGAAGCGGGTGGGCAAGCCTGAGCCAGTGAATATCATCACGGACCTTTGGAAGGAGCGTGAGTACGATGACGCACTTCAGGTGAGTTCTTCCCCGAAGCTAAAG GTGACGGGGAGGATGGAGAATCGGAATATCCCCTTTTCGTTCCAGGATCATGCCACGCACATGCGCTTGGTTCGTATATCAAAAGTCGAAGGTGTTGCAGCAGCTGAGAATTATTTCCACAACCTCCCGGCATCTGCGAAGAACAAGTATGCTTATGGAGCTCTTCTGCATTGTTATTGTAAAGGAATAATGAAAGACAAGGCATTGCTGCTGCTCAAGGAGATGGAAGGATTGGGTTTTGTTTGTTCTGCTTGGCCTTACAATAGGATCATGAGCATGTACATGAGAATCAGAAAACCTGAGAAAATTCTGAGCCTAGTAGAGGAAATGAAACGGCAAAACATCTCATTGGACTTGTTTACCTATAATATGTGGATGCAGAGCTACGCGTGCCTAGATGACGTGGAGGGAGCAGAGAGGGTCTACCACGAAATGATAGAACATAATGATGCATCCCTTCATAATTGGACCATATATAGTTCCCTAGCTTCTATCTATGTTAAGGCAGGGCTCACTGAGAAAGCGGAGTCAGCTCTCAAGAAGCTAGAGTCGGTTATGAAGCCCAACGAGCAAGAGGCCTACTACCATCTTATCACCCTCTACGCAGGTCTTCGTAATCTGGGGGAGGTGCATAGGGTGTGGGCATCCCTGAAGGCAGCTTTTCGCATAAATACCAACTTTAGCTATTATATAATGCTTAGCACCCTTCGTAGATTGAAAGACTTCAAAGGTTTAAAGACAGTATTTGAGGAGTGGAGGTCTAGCTGCTTGAACTATGACGATAAGTTAGTGATGATTGCTCTAAGTGCTTATCTGGGTCAAGACAGACTCGAAGAAGCTGAAGCTCTGCTCACGGATGCCTCGGAGAAGGCCAAGAGGCCATTCTTCCGTGGTATGGAACTGTTCATGGTATATTTCTTGAGGAAGGGTCAGGTCAATCAGTGCATGGAGTTTCTGAAAGCTGCCGTGTTCATGTCCAAAAATGGGGAGTGGACCCCAAAGGGGCGTACGATCAATGTGTTTCTGATGCATTTCAAGGGGAGAGGAGATGTAGATACCGCAAATGAATTGTTCAATCTTTGGAAGGATGTAGGCGGTCTCAAAGGTATTGCCTACAGATTGTTGCTCAACACCTATGCAGCTGCAGGCAAAACTGATCCTGAGATGCGTAGAATGCTGGAGCAAGATGGGATTGAGATGGACGATGAGCTTGAGAAGTTGCTTGGAAAGGTTTGCCCCTCCTCATGA
- the LOC116213970 gene encoding pentatricopeptide repeat-containing protein At1g02150-like, with product MGGLGFTCHPLPYGNIMSLYMRIRKPQKILSLVGEMKRKNISLDLLSYNMWMQSYACIDDVERTERVYHKMLGNYASLCDWTTYSTLASLYVKAGLTEKAESALKKLESVVEPKEREAYHHLITLYAGLNNLGEVQRVWASLKAAYLINNSSYVAMLSSLHRLKDFEGLRKVFEESV from the coding sequence ATGGGAGGATTGGGTTTTACTTGCCATCCTTTGCCTTACGGTAACATTATGAGCCTATACATGAGAATCAGAAAACCCCAGAAAATTCTGAGCCTAGTGGGGGAGATGAAACGAAAAAACATCTCCTTGGACTTGTTGAGCTATAATATGTGGATGCAGAGCTACGCGTGCATAGATGACGTGGAGAGAACAGAGAGGGTCTACCACAAAATGTTAGGAAATTATGCGTCTCTTTGCGATTGGACCACATATAGTACCCTAGCTTCGCTCTATGTCAAGGCAGGGCTCACTGAGAAAGCAGAGTCAGCTCTTAAGAAATTAGAGTCGGTTGTGGAGCCCAAAGAACGAGAGGCCTACCACCATCTTATCACCCTCTATGCAGGTCTTAATAATCTGGGGGAGGTTCAGAGGGTGTGGGCATCCCTGAAGGCGGCTTATCTTATCAACAACAGCAGCTATGTCGCGATGCTCAGCAGCCTGCATAGATTGAAAGACTTCGAGGGTTTAAGGAAAGTTTTCGAGGAGTCTGTCTGA
- the LOC116213285 gene encoding myocyte-specific enhancer factor 2D-like, with the protein MSCKRRRTEIAEIGNKSAKNVTFTKRRQGLFNKASELEVLCGARVGILTFSPAGKPYPFGEDVVSDYFTWWGPPSSGSEFDTIVKWIESAPDGSCETVEELESLIREYESLQQAVARRLEGGLMAAMSSSSGGGAFSGHRRCCTMNSEFGSSIPTNSTSTLLDPSVPLQYRPESVTHEPQTAADTPIPTNSMSSLLDPSVPLQYSPEFVANSMSTLLNPSIPLQYGPESVTYEPQTVASTPVPSLGLTETEVESWVNLLLRLGED; encoded by the coding sequence ATGTCGTGCAAGCGGAGAAGGACGGAAATTGCAGAAATCGGCAACAAGTCCGCCAAGAATGTGACGTTTACGAAGCGGAGACAGGGCCTATTCAACAAGGCCAGCGAGCTCGAGGTCCTATGCGGTGCCCGGGTCGGGATCCTCACGTTCTCACCAGCGGGTAAGCCATACCCGTTCGGGGAAGACGTTGTTTCTGATTACTTTACGTGGTGGGGGCCGCCGTCTTCGGGATCGGAGTTCGACACGATTGTCAAGTGGATCGAGAGTGCGCCTGATGGTTCTTGCGAGACCGTGGAGGAGTTGGAGTCATTGATCAGAGAATACGAATCGCTCCAGCAAGCCGTGGCACGCCGCTTGGAGGGTGGTTTGATGGCTGCTATGAGTTCGAGTTCAGGTGGTGGGGCGTTCTCAGGTCATCGCCGTTGCTGCACCATGAACAGCGAGTTCGGCTCATCAATTCCGACGAATTCGACGTCGACACTTCTAGACCCATCTGTTCCTCTGCAATATAGGCCCGAATCGGTCACGCACGAGCCTCAAACTGCCGCCGATACACCCATTCCGACGAATTCAATGTCGTCACTCCTAGACCCATCTGTTCCTCTGCAATATAGCCCCGAATTCGTCGCGAATTCAATGTCGACACTCCTAAACCCATCTATTCCTCTGCAATATGGCCCCGAATCGGTCACGTACGAGCCTCAAACTGTCGCCAGTACACCCGTTCCGAGCCTGGGCTTGACAGAGACTGAGGTAGAATCGTGGGTTAATTTGTTGCTCAGACTCGGAGAAGATTAG
- the LOC116213969 gene encoding pentatricopeptide repeat-containing protein At1g02370, mitochondrial-like isoform X2 — protein MGTGRPVATKLLQLWQRGTAAKPAADSLSEMPRPLIKNLAAAGATGGSVWGTSNVRALEGKRVGKPEPVNIITDLWKEREYDDALQVTGRMENRNIPFSFQDHATHMRLVRISKVEGVAAAENYFHNLPASAKNKYAYGALLHCYCKGIMKDKALLLLKEMEGLGFVCSAWPYNRIMSMYMRIRKPEKILSLVEEMKRQNISLDLFTYNMWMQSYACLDDVEGAERVYHEMIEHNDASLHNWTIYSSLASIYVKAGLTEKAESALKKLESVMKPNEQEAYYHLITLYAGLRNLGEVHRVWASLKAAFRINTNFSYYIMLSTLRRLKDFKGLKTVFEEWRSSCLNYDDKLVMIALSAYLGQDRLEEAEALLTDASEKAKRPFFRGMELFMVYFLRKGQVNQCMEFLKAAVFMSKNGEWTPKGRTINVFLMHFKGRGDVDTANELFNLWKDVGGLKGIAYRLLLNTYAAAGKTDPEMRRMLEQDGIEMDDELEKLLGKVCPSS, from the exons atgggcacaGGCCGTCCGGTAGCCACCAAGCTCTTGCAGCTATGGCAGCGAGGCACGGCTGCGAAACCGGCGGCGGACTCATTGTCGGAAATGCCTAGGCCGCTCATCAAGAATCTGGCGGCCGCCGGAGCTACCGGAGGGAGCGTGTGGGGAACGTCAAATGTACGCGCATTGGAGGGGAAGCGGGTGGGCAAGCCTGAGCCAGTGAATATCATCACGGACCTTTGGAAGGAGCGTGAGTACGATGACGCACTTCAG GTGACGGGGAGGATGGAGAATCGGAATATCCCCTTTTCGTTCCAGGATCATGCCACGCACATGCGCTTGGTTCGTATATCAAAAGTCGAAGGTGTTGCAGCAGCTGAGAATTATTTCCACAACCTCCCGGCATCTGCGAAGAACAAGTATGCTTATGGAGCTCTTCTGCATTGTTATTGTAAAGGAATAATGAAAGACAAGGCATTGCTGCTGCTCAAGGAGATGGAAGGATTGGGTTTTGTTTGTTCTGCTTGGCCTTACAATAGGATCATGAGCATGTACATGAGAATCAGAAAACCTGAGAAAATTCTGAGCCTAGTAGAGGAAATGAAACGGCAAAACATCTCATTGGACTTGTTTACCTATAATATGTGGATGCAGAGCTACGCGTGCCTAGATGACGTGGAGGGAGCAGAGAGGGTCTACCACGAAATGATAGAACATAATGATGCATCCCTTCATAATTGGACCATATATAGTTCCCTAGCTTCTATCTATGTTAAGGCAGGGCTCACTGAGAAAGCGGAGTCAGCTCTCAAGAAGCTAGAGTCGGTTATGAAGCCCAACGAGCAAGAGGCCTACTACCATCTTATCACCCTCTACGCAGGTCTTCGTAATCTGGGGGAGGTGCATAGGGTGTGGGCATCCCTGAAGGCAGCTTTTCGCATAAATACCAACTTTAGCTATTATATAATGCTTAGCACCCTTCGTAGATTGAAAGACTTCAAAGGTTTAAAGACAGTATTTGAGGAGTGGAGGTCTAGCTGCTTGAACTATGACGATAAGTTAGTGATGATTGCTCTAAGTGCTTATCTGGGTCAAGACAGACTCGAAGAAGCTGAAGCTCTGCTCACGGATGCCTCGGAGAAGGCCAAGAGGCCATTCTTCCGTGGTATGGAACTGTTCATGGTATATTTCTTGAGGAAGGGTCAGGTCAATCAGTGCATGGAGTTTCTGAAAGCTGCCGTGTTCATGTCCAAAAATGGGGAGTGGACCCCAAAGGGGCGTACGATCAATGTGTTTCTGATGCATTTCAAGGGGAGAGGAGATGTAGATACCGCAAATGAATTGTTCAATCTTTGGAAGGATGTAGGCGGTCTCAAAGGTATTGCCTACAGATTGTTGCTCAACACCTATGCAGCTGCAGGCAAAACTGATCCTGAGATGCGTAGAATGCTGGAGCAAGATGGGATTGAGATGGACGATGAGCTTGAGAAGTTGCTTGGAAAGGTTTGCCCCTCCTCATGA
- the LOC116213969 gene encoding pentatricopeptide repeat-containing protein At1g02370, mitochondrial-like isoform X3 yields MENRNIPFSFQDHATHMRLVRISKVEGVAAAENYFHNLPASAKNKYAYGALLHCYCKGIMKDKALLLLKEMEGLGFVCSAWPYNRIMSMYMRIRKPEKILSLVEEMKRQNISLDLFTYNMWMQSYACLDDVEGAERVYHEMIEHNDASLHNWTIYSSLASIYVKAGLTEKAESALKKLESVMKPNEQEAYYHLITLYAGLRNLGEVHRVWASLKAAFRINTNFSYYIMLSTLRRLKDFKGLKTVFEEWRSSCLNYDDKLVMIALSAYLGQDRLEEAEALLTDASEKAKRPFFRGMELFMVYFLRKGQVNQCMEFLKAAVFMSKNGEWTPKGRTINVFLMHFKGRGDVDTANELFNLWKDVGGLKGIAYRLLLNTYAAAGKTDPEMRRMLEQDGIEMDDELEKLLGKVCPSS; encoded by the coding sequence ATGGAGAATCGGAATATCCCCTTTTCGTTCCAGGATCATGCCACGCACATGCGCTTGGTTCGTATATCAAAAGTCGAAGGTGTTGCAGCAGCTGAGAATTATTTCCACAACCTCCCGGCATCTGCGAAGAACAAGTATGCTTATGGAGCTCTTCTGCATTGTTATTGTAAAGGAATAATGAAAGACAAGGCATTGCTGCTGCTCAAGGAGATGGAAGGATTGGGTTTTGTTTGTTCTGCTTGGCCTTACAATAGGATCATGAGCATGTACATGAGAATCAGAAAACCTGAGAAAATTCTGAGCCTAGTAGAGGAAATGAAACGGCAAAACATCTCATTGGACTTGTTTACCTATAATATGTGGATGCAGAGCTACGCGTGCCTAGATGACGTGGAGGGAGCAGAGAGGGTCTACCACGAAATGATAGAACATAATGATGCATCCCTTCATAATTGGACCATATATAGTTCCCTAGCTTCTATCTATGTTAAGGCAGGGCTCACTGAGAAAGCGGAGTCAGCTCTCAAGAAGCTAGAGTCGGTTATGAAGCCCAACGAGCAAGAGGCCTACTACCATCTTATCACCCTCTACGCAGGTCTTCGTAATCTGGGGGAGGTGCATAGGGTGTGGGCATCCCTGAAGGCAGCTTTTCGCATAAATACCAACTTTAGCTATTATATAATGCTTAGCACCCTTCGTAGATTGAAAGACTTCAAAGGTTTAAAGACAGTATTTGAGGAGTGGAGGTCTAGCTGCTTGAACTATGACGATAAGTTAGTGATGATTGCTCTAAGTGCTTATCTGGGTCAAGACAGACTCGAAGAAGCTGAAGCTCTGCTCACGGATGCCTCGGAGAAGGCCAAGAGGCCATTCTTCCGTGGTATGGAACTGTTCATGGTATATTTCTTGAGGAAGGGTCAGGTCAATCAGTGCATGGAGTTTCTGAAAGCTGCCGTGTTCATGTCCAAAAATGGGGAGTGGACCCCAAAGGGGCGTACGATCAATGTGTTTCTGATGCATTTCAAGGGGAGAGGAGATGTAGATACCGCAAATGAATTGTTCAATCTTTGGAAGGATGTAGGCGGTCTCAAAGGTATTGCCTACAGATTGTTGCTCAACACCTATGCAGCTGCAGGCAAAACTGATCCTGAGATGCGTAGAATGCTGGAGCAAGATGGGATTGAGATGGACGATGAGCTTGAGAAGTTGCTTGGAAAGGTTTGCCCCTCCTCATGA